The following coding sequences lie in one Myxococcus xanthus genomic window:
- the map gene encoding type I methionyl aminopeptidase, whose protein sequence is MTTAVPRSPPAVLPGPNDTCWCGSGTKYKKCHRGADAAEARKKGPEVLRKGIRPGVISPRREVPLHIPRPDYALTGRPSRKDAGSDIKTPDVIARMRKACKAAAEVLQEVASHVRPGITTDELDAITHEAYIKRGGYPSTLNYHRYPKSLCTSVNEVICHGIPDSRALEDGDIVNLDVTIYLDGVHGDCSATYFVGNVDEESQRLVRVTRECLEQGIAAVKPGRPISDIGRAIETHATQHGMSVVRAYCGHGIGETFHTSLQVPHYYEAEADTVMQPGMIFTVEPMINLGGWGHRTWDDEWTAVTADGTRSAQFEHTLLVTEQGAEILTVA, encoded by the coding sequence ATGACTACCGCTGTTCCCCGTTCCCCGCCCGCCGTGCTTCCGGGCCCCAACGACACCTGCTGGTGTGGCAGTGGCACCAAGTACAAGAAGTGCCACCGCGGCGCGGATGCCGCCGAGGCGCGCAAGAAGGGCCCGGAGGTGCTTCGCAAGGGCATCCGCCCGGGCGTCATCAGCCCGCGCCGCGAGGTGCCGCTCCACATCCCCCGTCCGGACTACGCGCTGACGGGCCGCCCGTCGCGCAAGGACGCGGGCTCCGACATCAAGACGCCGGACGTCATCGCCCGCATGCGCAAGGCGTGCAAGGCCGCCGCCGAGGTGCTGCAAGAGGTGGCCTCCCACGTGCGTCCGGGCATCACCACGGACGAGCTGGATGCGATTACCCACGAGGCGTACATCAAGCGGGGCGGGTACCCCAGCACGCTCAACTACCACCGCTACCCGAAGTCGCTCTGCACGTCCGTCAACGAGGTCATCTGCCACGGCATCCCGGACAGCCGGGCGCTGGAGGACGGCGATATCGTCAACCTGGACGTCACCATCTACCTGGATGGTGTGCACGGTGACTGCTCGGCGACGTACTTCGTGGGCAACGTGGATGAGGAGAGCCAGCGGCTGGTGCGCGTGACGCGCGAGTGCCTGGAGCAGGGCATCGCCGCGGTGAAGCCGGGCCGGCCCATCAGCGACATCGGCCGCGCGATTGAGACGCATGCCACCCAGCACGGCATGAGCGTGGTGCGCGCCTACTGCGGCCACGGCATCGGCGAGACGTTCCACACCTCGCTCCAGGTGCCGCACTACTACGAGGCCGAGGCCGACACCGTCATGCAGCCCGGCATGATTTTCACCGTCGAGCCGATGATCAACCTGGGCGGCTGGGGTCACCGCACTTGGGATGACGAGTGGACCGCCGTCACCGCCGACGGCACCCGCAGCGCCCAGTTC
- a CDS encoding TraR/DksA family transcriptional regulator: protein MGPEWPGWPQWETNMELLAREAQEALRQRSHRLRARASLGVGGLSFTQAEAQELRDIEEALTRIAHGEFGRCARCGGAIGRHRLRAVPEARHCLTCAALAR, encoded by the coding sequence GTGGGTCCGGAGTGGCCGGGGTGGCCGCAGTGGGAGACGAACATGGAGCTGCTGGCTCGGGAGGCCCAGGAAGCATTGCGGCAGCGCAGCCATCGGCTGCGCGCTCGGGCCTCGTTGGGGGTGGGGGGCCTGTCCTTCACCCAGGCGGAGGCGCAGGAGCTGCGGGACATCGAGGAGGCGCTGACGCGCATCGCTCATGGTGAGTTCGGCCGGTGCGCGCGCTGCGGCGGGGCCATTGGCCGGCACCGGCTGCGCGCTGTTCCAGAGGCCCGGCATTGCCTGACGTGTGCCGCCCTGGCGCGCTGA
- a CDS encoding START domain-containing protein: MKMSWSGAVLSACVLGLTAGAARAEEAWKTVAEKPYVVKVRARPGSEAKDVWAEGELAASAADVQSVLRDVDAYRHWMPYVKESRILKDLPDEGQLTYTKLDLPVVSSRDYICSVVLESRLAEDGSGVFAQRWQATPDAIPQRRGTVRIRLNEGSWRVEPRGEGKSHAVYRFTVDPAGSIPGFLARMGQKDAVEDTFRAVEKRAREHAASRARAE; this comes from the coding sequence ATGAAGATGTCGTGGAGTGGTGCGGTCCTGTCCGCCTGTGTGCTGGGGCTCACCGCCGGAGCAGCCCGCGCGGAAGAGGCGTGGAAGACGGTGGCGGAGAAGCCTTACGTGGTGAAGGTCCGCGCGCGCCCGGGCTCCGAGGCCAAGGACGTGTGGGCGGAGGGCGAGCTGGCCGCGAGCGCCGCGGATGTCCAGTCGGTGCTGCGGGACGTGGACGCCTACCGGCACTGGATGCCGTATGTGAAGGAGTCTCGCATCCTGAAGGACCTGCCGGACGAGGGGCAGCTCACGTACACGAAGCTGGACCTGCCGGTGGTGTCCTCGCGCGACTACATCTGCAGCGTGGTGTTGGAGTCCAGGCTGGCGGAGGACGGCTCGGGTGTGTTCGCGCAGCGCTGGCAGGCGACGCCGGACGCCATTCCCCAGCGGCGCGGCACCGTTCGCATCCGGCTCAACGAGGGAAGCTGGCGCGTGGAGCCTCGAGGCGAAGGAAAGTCCCATGCCGTGTACCGCTTCACCGTGGACCCGGCCGGCTCCATTCCTGGCTTCCTGGCGCGCATGGGGCAGAAGGACGCCGTGGAGGACACGTTCCGCGCGGTGGAGAAGCGTGCCCGGGAACACGCCGCATCCCGGGCACGAGCGGAATGA